The Geothrix oryzae DNA window GAGGAGAGTCGCACCCTCCGCCCCGATGGCACCATCGCCAACGCGGAAGTGCGCATCGGCGATTCCATGGTGATGGTGGCCCAGGCCCGGGACCCCTGGAAGCCCATGCCGACGGGCTTCTACCTCTATGTGCCCGACACCGACGCCACCTACCAGGCCGCCCTCGCGGCGGGCGGGGCCTCCCTGATGGAGCCCTCCGACCAGTTCTACGGCGACCGCAACGCCGGGGTCCAGGATCCCTGGGGCAACAACTGGTGGATCGCCACCCACATCGAGGATGTGGACGACGCGGAGATCCAGCGGCGGATGGCGACCCGGGGTTGAGTCCACGCCGTTCTCGCGGGACAATGGAGGGGCGCGGCGAACGCCGCGCCTTTCTATGTCCAGGGGAACCATGTCCCTCTCTGAGGAAATCCAGCGGCGGCGCACCTTCGCCATCATCAGCCACCCCGACGCGGGCAAGACCACGCTGACGGAGAAGCTGCTGCTCTACGGCGGCGCCATCGACCGGGCGGGCAGCGTCAAGGCCCGGGAGGGAGGGGCTGCGGCTCACTCCGACTGGATGAGCATCGAGCAGGAGCGCGGCATCAGCGTCACCTCGGCGGCCATGCAGTTCGAGTACCAGGGCCGGGCCATCAACCTGCTGGACACCCCGGGTCACCAGGATTTCAGCGAGGACACCTACCGGGCCCTCACGGCCGCGGATGCCGTGGTGATGCTCCTGGATTGCGCCAAGGGCGTGGAGGAGCAGACCAAGAAGCTGTTCCGGGTGGCCAGTGAACGCAAGCTCCCCATCTTCACTTTCGTGAACAAGCTGGACCGCCCCGGCCGCGAACCGGTGGAACTCATCGACGAGGTGGAGGAACTGTTCGGTCTCCACGCGGTGCCCATGACCTGGCCCATCGGTTCGGGCACGGACTTCAAGGGCGTCTATGTGCGCGCCACCGGCCAGATTCAGGTCTTCGAGCGGGCCAAGGCGGGCCAGAAGGCCCGCGTGGCCGGGAAGGGCGGCCTGGACGATCCCGAGATCGCCGCGCTGCTGACCCCCGCCGAACTGCAGCAGCTGAAAGACGATGTGGACCTCATGGACCATGTGCTGCCCGCCTTCGACCGGGAGGCCTTCCTGCGGGGGGAGCAGTCCCCCATGTTCTTCGGTTCGGCCGTGAACAATTTCGGCGTCTCGGAATTCCTGGAAGAGTTTTTGGAACTGGCGCCGGCGCCCGGGGCCAGGCCCCTCATGAACGGCGGCGAGGTGCAGCCGGAACAGCCCTTCACGGCCTTTGTCTTCAAGGTGCAGGCCAACATGAACAAGGCCCACCGCGACCGCGTGGCCTTCGCCCGCATCGTGTCTGGCCGGTTCGAGCGCGGCATGGATGCGCTCCATGTGCGCGAGAAGAAGTCCATCAAGCTGAACTACCCCCACATGTTCTTCGGGCGCGAGCGGCAGATTGTGGACGAGGCCTACCCGGGCGACATCCTGGGCCTCATCAACCCCGGCCTCTTCCGCATCGGTGATGTGCTCAGTGCCCAGGGCGCCGTGGAATTCCATGCGGTGCCACGCTTCTCGCCGGAGCAGTTCGCCTCCGTGCGGCTGGCGGATCCCGGGGCCCGCAAGGGCTTCCTGAAGGGCCTGGGCCAGATCGCGGAAGAGGGCGTGGTGCAGGTCTTCTGGCCCAAGGGCGGCGCGCCCCTGCCCATCCTCGGCGCCATCGGCCGCCTCCAGTTCGAGGTGCTTCAGCACCGCCTCAAGGAGGAGTACGCCTGCCCGGTGCTGCTGGAATCCAGGGGCTTCCAGATGGCCCGCTGGATCGAGGGCGGCTGGCCCGAGCCCAGCCGGTTCTGGGGCGAGCTGGTGGAGGACGCCGAGGGCAATCCCGCCATCCTCTTCGAGAACGACTGGCAGCGGAGGACCACCGCTGAAAAATGCCCTGGCTTGACCTTCCTGGAGCATCCGCCCAAGTAGGCTCGTCGAAAGGACAAAATCGAAGAGCGGCGCATTCGCGCCGCTCTTCACCGATTCGGAACGCTGCGTGTTCCGGATCGCTATTTGGCCTTCGCGAAGGCATCCATGACCGAGTGCAGCAGCTGGATGGCCTCGGCCTTGGGGCGCTGGAAGGCGTTGCGGCCCATGATGGAACCGAACGCGCCGCCGGCGGCGATCTCGGCCACTTCCTTCAGGACCTCGTCGGTGCCCTTGGCCTCACCGCCGCTGAAGATCACGATGCGGCGGCCGTTGAAAGCGCTCTGTACCACATGCGCGATGCGGTCCTTCAGGCTGGCGGTGGGGATGCCGAACTTCTCGTAGACCTTCTTGGCTTCGGCCTGTTCCACATGATCCTTGGGCGGCTTCACCTTGATGATGTGGGCGCCGAGCTGGGCGGCGATCTGGGCGGCATAGGCCACCACATCCACGGCGGTCTCGCCTTCCTTGGAAAGGCCCGCGCCGCGGGGATAGGCCCACAGGACGGTGGGCAGACCCACGGCCTTGGCCTCGAGGATCAGGTCGCGGAGGTCCTGGTACTGCTCGTTGCGGGCGCCGCTGCCGGGGTAGATGGTGTAGCCGATGGCGGCGCAGCCCAGGCGCAGGGCATCCTCCACGCTGCCGGTGATGGCGCTGCAGGGCTCGTGGCCCTTGCTGAGGCTGTCGCTGTTGTTGAGTTTGAGGATGAGCGGGATGTCCCCGGCGTAGTCCGAAGCCACATGCTCGATGAAGCCCAAGGGCGCAGCGTAGGCGTTGCAGCCGGCTTCGATGGCCAGCTCGATGTGGTAGCGGGGGTCGTAGCCGCCGGGATTGGGTGCGAAGCTGCGGGCAGGTCCATGCTCGAAGCCCTGATCCACGGGCAGGATCACGAACTTGCCGGTGCCGGCGAGCCGGCCCGTGTTCATGAGGCGGGCCAGGTTGGCCTTCACGCCGGGGTTTTCGGAGCTGTACCAGGACAGGATCTCGCGGACTTTCGCCGTGGCCATGATGTCACCTCGCATGAATTCAAACGGCCATTCTACCTGTAAAAAGGCCCATTTGGCTCGTCTCAGGCCTTGCCGTAGTCGTAGAACCCGCGGCCGCTCTTCTTGCCGAGCCAGCCGGCATCCACATATTTGATGAGCAGGGGGCAGGGGCGGTACTTGGGATCGCCCAGGCCCTCGTGCAGCACATTGAGGATGAAGAGGCAGGTGTCCAGGCCGATGAAGTCCGCCAGGGTCAGCGGGCCCATGGGGTGGTTCATGCCGAGCTTCATGATCCCGTCGATGCTCTCCACCGTGGCCACGCCTTCGTAGAGGGCGTAGATGGCCTCGTTGATCATGGGCAGCAGCACGCGGTTGCTGACAAACCCGGGGAAGTCGTTGCAGTGGATGGGGGTCTTGCCGAGCTGCTTCGAGAGGCCCATGACCGCGTCGAAGGCGGCATCGCCGGTGGCCAGGCCGCGGATGACCTCGATGAGCTGCATGACCGGCACGGGGTTCATGAAGTGCATGCCGATGAAGGCCTCGGGGCGCTTCGTGACCGCCGCCAGCTTGGTGATGGAGATGCTGCTGGTGTTGCTGGCCAGGATCGCGCCGGGCTTGCAGACCTTGTCGAGGGTCTCGAAGATCTGCTTCTTGACCTCCCACTTCTCGGTGGCGGCCTCGATGACGATGTCGCAGGGGGCCAGATCCTCGAGCTTGGTGGTGGTGCGGATTCGGCCCAGGACGGCGGCCTTCTCGTCGGCCGTCATCTTGCCTTTGTCCACGCCCCGCTGCAGGTTCTTGTCGATGGTGGCCACGCCCTTGGCGGCGAAGGCTTCGCTGATGTCCTGCATCAGCACGCTGAAGCCCGCCTGCGCGAAGACATGCGCGATGCCGTTGCCCATCTGGCCTGCGCCGATAACGCCGATGTTCTGGATGCTCATAGGGATCTCTCCTGGCTTTCAAGCATAGCGGAGGATGCGGTCACCAGCCGGCGAGCAGAGCGGGCAGGTCCCGGATGGACTCGAGGACGGGGAAGGGGGACTCTCCGGATCCGGCCACCACTTCGTGCGCCCAGGTCAGGTGGTAGGGGATGTGGATGGCGCGGGCCCCCAGGGCCAGGACGGGGAGGATGTCGGATTTCACGGAGTTGCCCACCATGGTGAAGGAGGCGGGGGCGATCCCGTGGCGCCGGAGGAGGGTCGCGTAGGTGGCCTCGTCCTTCTCCGACACGATCTCGACCTTCGAAAAGTGGCCGCCCAGGCCCGATTTCGCCAGCTTGGTCTCCTGGTCGAAGAGGTCGCCCTTGGTGATCACCATCAGCTCGAAGGTGCCGGCCAGCTCCGCCAGGACTTCGGCGACGCCCGGCAAGGGTTCCACCGGCTTGTCCAGCATGGCCTTGCCCAGATCGAGCACCCGCCGCAGCCCCGTGCCGTCGAGACGGTTCTCCGTGAGTTCCAGGGCCGTCTCGATCATGGAGAGGGTGAATCCCTTGATGCCGTATCCGTATTGGCCCAGGTTCCGCATCTCGGTGTCATGCAGGCGGGCGTCGATCCAGGCATCGTCGTGGAAAGGCCGCAGCAAGGCGCGGAAGGCCTCCTGGGTCTCAGCGTAGTGGGTCTCGTTGTGCCAGAGGGTGTCGTCGGCGTCGAAGGCGAGGGTGCGGAGCATGGTGGTCCCGTGGAAGAACTCCCAGCCTACAATGATGGATTCCCGGGGATTCCATGGCCGCTTCCAAGACCCGCACCGACTGGGCCCTCCTGCTGCTCCGCCTGGCCGTGGGTGGCATGGCGGTGGTGCAGGGGTTCGAGGTCCTCCGCCGCGCCCACGGGGCCATCTCGTTCGCTCATGCCTCCACCTGGGGACTGGCCCTCGGGGAGCTGGTCTGCGGCGCGCTGATCCTCCTGGGCCTGTGGGTTCCCCTGGCGGGCGGCCTGCTGGTGGCGGTGCTGGGCTGGCCCCTGGTGCATGGCTGGATGCACGGGGCGGGGGTGCTCGCGAATCTCGGCGGCCTCTTCCGCCTGCTGGTGGGACTGGCCTGCGCCGTGGGCGGCGGGGGCAAGTGGGCCCTGGGCCGTTAGGATCGCTAGGAATCGAAGGCAAGCATACGCGGAGGTTGAAGGATGTTGCGACCCCCCCATCACCAGATCTTTGCCTTCGACGCCGAATGGGTGCCGGATCCGGCCACCGGGCGCCGGGTGCTGGACCTGCCCGGGGACATGCCGGATGACGAGGTGATCACCCGCCTCTGGGCCTACGGCGGCGCCACCGAGGCCGACCCCCGACCCTACCTGAAGACCATCCTCTGCCGCGTGGTGTCCATCGCCGCGGTGATCCGGACCGTGAAGCACGGCGAGGTGCAGCACCGCCTCTACGCGCTGCCGGAGGGGCCCGAGGCGCTGCCGGAGGACGAGCTGCTCCGCCGCTTCCTGCTGGCCATCGGGGACAAGAAGCCGCAGCTGGTGGGCTTCAACTCAAGGGACTCGGACCTGCCCATCCTGGTGCAGCGGGCCATGGTCCACCGGCTGTCGATCCCCGGGCTGGGGCGCAGCGCCGAGAAGTGGGCCGCGGGCGATTTCTTCGACCGCTACGGCAACCAGCACATCGACCTGCGCGAGATCACCGGCGCCTGGGGCAAGGCTTCCTCCACCCTCCACGAGCTGGCGACGGCCTGCGGCATTCCCGGCAAGCTGGGCACGGACGGCAAGAGCGTCATCGACCTGTGGCGCGCCGGGGACCTGGCCGGCATCGTCCGCTACAACCAGTTCGACGCCCTCACGACCTTCCTGGTCTGGCTGCGGGCCATGACCCTCTCCGGCCACCTGTCTCCGGAACAGATGGAGGCCGAGGAGGCCCAGATCCGGGCCCTCGTTCAACAGAAGGCCACCGCCGATCCTGGCTTCAACCTGTATCTGGAAGGCTGGACCCGCCTTTCCTGACCCCTACTGCTTGAATCCCTCCTGAAGGCCGCTAGACTGGCCGCAACATTCCAGTCGTTGCGTTTTCTTCCAAGGGAGGATGTGTGAACAAGCGACTTGCGGCGGAATTCTTCGGGACCCTCTGGCTGGTGCTGGGCGGGTGCGGGAGCGCGGTGCTGGCCGCGGCCTTCCCCGGCGTGGGGATCGGGCTCCACGGCGTCAGCCTGGCCTTCGGCCTCACGGTGCTCACCATGGCCTTCGCCATCGGACCCATCTCCGGCTGCCACCTGAACCCCGCTGTGACCCTGGGGCTGGCCGTGGGCGGGCGCTTCCCCTTCAAGGACCTTGCGGGTTACTGGGTCGCCCAGGTGCTGGGGGCCGTGGCGGCCTCGGCCATCCTCTATGTGATCGCCACGGGCGATGGCTCCGCCATCGGCGGGTTCGCCAGCAACGGATTCGGGGAGCACTCCCCCGGGAAGTACGGGCTCGGCGCGGCCCTCCTCACGGAAGTCGTGATGACCTTCTTCTTCCTCATGGTGATCCTGGGCAGCACGGCCAAGAAGGCGGCGCCGGGTTTCGCCCCCATCGCCATCGGCCTCTGCCTGACCCTCATCCACCTCATCAGCATTCCCGTCACGAACACCTCCGTGAACCCGGCCCGCAGCACGGGCCCGGCCCTGTTCGTGGGCGGGTGGGCCCTGTCCCAGCTCTGGCTCTTCTGGGTGGCCCCCCTGATCGGAGCGGCGCTGGCCGGTTTCGTGTTCCCGAAACTCGAGGATTGAGGGGTCTGGAGACCCTGGCTACAGCAAACCCCCCTTCGGGCCGATACACTCTTGACCCGAGGAGCCGCCATGACCCAGGAGATCCGCCCCGAGGACCTCATCGTCACCGAACAAGACGGTACCCGCCGCATCAACCACGATGTGATCGAGAGCTATGGCCTCTTCAACCTGCCCCGCGCCACCATGCGCCAGGCCCTGATGGTGTATTACGACAACGCCAGCCGGCAGGGCCGGGGCCCGGCCCAGACGGTGCGCGTCTTCATCACCCTGGCCAGTTCCATCACCCGCTTCCCCCGGCAGGTGGCCATCAACTTCACCCGCGGGGTGGCGTACCGGCGGAACATGCGGATGCTCAGGCGCTTCAGCCGCTAACCGCTCCAGGATTCCCGGAAGGGAAAGGCGTACCTCAAAGCCGCCGGAGGAGCCTCTCGATGGCCGTCGCCTTGCGGCCCTCGGTGGTGACGAGGACCGCATGAAGCTGGAGATCGCCTTCGGCGACTTCGTACCGGGGGCGCTGCACTTTCAGGAAGCGGCCCAGGCTGGCCTCCTTCTTCATGCCGATGACGCCTTCGTAGGGGCCGGTCATGCCGATGTCAGTCACATAGGCGACGCCGCCGGGCAGCACCTTGGCATCCAGGGTGGGGACATGGGTGTGGGTGCCCAGGACGGCGGCGGCGCGGCCATCCAGGTGGTGGCCCATGGCCTGGGCCTCGCTGGTGGCCTCGGCGTGCATGTCCACGAGCACCAGGTCGGCCCGCTCTTTCTGGAGGATGGCGTCGACGCAGCGGAAGGGGCACTCGCAGGGGGGCATGTGCACCCGGCCCATGAGGTTGATGATCAGCACCTCGGCGCCGGAAGGCGTGTGGAGCTTCACCCAGCCGTTTCCGGCCGTGTCCGGGGGGTGGTTGGCGGGCCGAAGGAGGCGGGGCTCCTGCCGGAAATAGCCATCGATGCCCTTCACATCGAACGCGTGGTTGCCCG harbors:
- a CDS encoding VOC family protein — its product is MVAPVPAGYHTVTPYLVVPNGLAFLAFVEKAFGAVEESRTLRPDGTIANAEVRIGDSMVMVAQARDPWKPMPTGFYLYVPDTDATYQAALAAGGASLMEPSDQFYGDRNAGVQDPWGNNWWIATHIEDVDDAEIQRRMATRG
- a CDS encoding peptide chain release factor 3, whose translation is MSLSEEIQRRRTFAIISHPDAGKTTLTEKLLLYGGAIDRAGSVKAREGGAAAHSDWMSIEQERGISVTSAAMQFEYQGRAINLLDTPGHQDFSEDTYRALTAADAVVMLLDCAKGVEEQTKKLFRVASERKLPIFTFVNKLDRPGREPVELIDEVEELFGLHAVPMTWPIGSGTDFKGVYVRATGQIQVFERAKAGQKARVAGKGGLDDPEIAALLTPAELQQLKDDVDLMDHVLPAFDREAFLRGEQSPMFFGSAVNNFGVSEFLEEFLELAPAPGARPLMNGGEVQPEQPFTAFVFKVQANMNKAHRDRVAFARIVSGRFERGMDALHVREKKSIKLNYPHMFFGRERQIVDEAYPGDILGLINPGLFRIGDVLSAQGAVEFHAVPRFSPEQFASVRLADPGARKGFLKGLGQIAEEGVVQVFWPKGGAPLPILGAIGRLQFEVLQHRLKEEYACPVLLESRGFQMARWIEGGWPEPSRFWGELVEDAEGNPAILFENDWQRRTTAEKCPGLTFLEHPPK
- a CDS encoding class I fructose-bisphosphate aldolase — encoded protein: MATAKVREILSWYSSENPGVKANLARLMNTGRLAGTGKFVILPVDQGFEHGPARSFAPNPGGYDPRYHIELAIEAGCNAYAAPLGFIEHVASDYAGDIPLILKLNNSDSLSKGHEPCSAITGSVEDALRLGCAAIGYTIYPGSGARNEQYQDLRDLILEAKAVGLPTVLWAYPRGAGLSKEGETAVDVVAYAAQIAAQLGAHIIKVKPPKDHVEQAEAKKVYEKFGIPTASLKDRIAHVVQSAFNGRRIVIFSGGEAKGTDEVLKEVAEIAAGGAFGSIMGRNAFQRPKAEAIQLLHSVMDAFAKAK
- a CDS encoding 3-hydroxybutyryl-CoA dehydrogenase — translated: MSIQNIGVIGAGQMGNGIAHVFAQAGFSVLMQDISEAFAAKGVATIDKNLQRGVDKGKMTADEKAAVLGRIRTTTKLEDLAPCDIVIEAATEKWEVKKQIFETLDKVCKPGAILASNTSSISITKLAAVTKRPEAFIGMHFMNPVPVMQLIEVIRGLATGDAAFDAVMGLSKQLGKTPIHCNDFPGFVSNRVLLPMINEAIYALYEGVATVESIDGIMKLGMNHPMGPLTLADFIGLDTCLFILNVLHEGLGDPKYRPCPLLIKYVDAGWLGKKSGRGFYDYGKA
- a CDS encoding HAD family hydrolase — encoded protein: MLRTLAFDADDTLWHNETHYAETQEAFRALLRPFHDDAWIDARLHDTEMRNLGQYGYGIKGFTLSMIETALELTENRLDGTGLRRVLDLGKAMLDKPVEPLPGVAEVLAELAGTFELMVITKGDLFDQETKLAKSGLGGHFSKVEIVSEKDEATYATLLRRHGIAPASFTMVGNSVKSDILPVLALGARAIHIPYHLTWAHEVVAGSGESPFPVLESIRDLPALLAGW
- the aqpZ gene encoding aquaporin Z; translation: MNKRLAAEFFGTLWLVLGGCGSAVLAAAFPGVGIGLHGVSLAFGLTVLTMAFAIGPISGCHLNPAVTLGLAVGGRFPFKDLAGYWVAQVLGAVAASAILYVIATGDGSAIGGFASNGFGEHSPGKYGLGAALLTEVVMTFFFLMVILGSTAKKAAPGFAPIAIGLCLTLIHLISIPVTNTSVNPARSTGPALFVGGWALSQLWLFWVAPLIGAALAGFVFPKLED
- a CDS encoding TIGR00282 family metallophosphoesterase, whose product is MRILALGDVVGEPGRRLVEAFLPDLRRETGADLVVVNGENAAHGHGITETIAREWFDRYGVDVITTGNHAFDVKGIDGYFRQEPRLLRPANHPPDTAGNGWVKLHTPSGAEVLIINLMGRVHMPPCECPFRCVDAILQKERADLVLVDMHAEATSEAQAMGHHLDGRAAAVLGTHTHVPTLDAKVLPGGVAYVTDIGMTGPYEGVIGMKKEASLGRFLKVQRPRYEVAEGDLQLHAVLVTTEGRKATAIERLLRRL